The following proteins come from a genomic window of Xiphophorus couchianus chromosome 19, X_couchianus-1.0, whole genome shotgun sequence:
- the marc1 gene encoding mitochondrial amidoxime-reducing component 1 isoform X1: protein MDLKELAANALAQNKKAALLVGAAGVALLGFGLGYKYMRKPEKAVRVGVVSQILIHPLKSGKAVPVSVAECQKMGLKAGELEDRHWLVVTEEGNMVTARQEPRLVLVSLSCQGGYATLNGPDMEELKFPVKQPENLILNCRVFSKDIQGRNCGDKASHWLTTFLGGEKTFRLVHYEPHMKPRRPAESEPLYPQFEQVAYPDYGPIMLLSEASVQDLSSKLDQEVTTERFRPSIVIGDCEPFDEDSWEEIQIGSVRLQRVMSCGRCILTTVDPETGVMSRKEPLETLKSYRLCKPSEKHIYKKAPLFGQLHTVKKTGVLHVGEEVYKIIR from the exons ATGGATCTGAAGGAGCTGGCTGCGAACGCGTTGGCCCAGAATAAGAAAGCGGCTCTTCTGGTCGGCGCAGCCGGAGTCGCACTGCTGGGATTTGGACTCGGATATAAATACATGCGAAAGCCAGAAAAAGCCGTTCGCGTGGGCGTCGTGTCGCAGATCCTCATTCACCCTCTCAAGTCGGGCAAAGCGGTGCCTGTGAGCGTCGCAGAATGCCAGAAAATGGGGCTGAAGGCTGGAGAGTTGGAGGATCG acaCTGGCTGGTGGTGACGGAGGAAGGCAACATGGTGACGGCCAGACAGGAGCCCCGTCTGGTCCTGGTGTCCCTGTCCTGCCAGGGCGGCTACGCTACTTTGAATGGACCAGACATGGAGGAGCTGAAGTTCCCAGTGAAGCAGCCTGAGAATCTCATCCTCAACTGCAG AGTGTTTAGCAAGGACATTCAGGGCAGGAACTGCGGCGACAAGGCGTCCCATTGGCTCACCACTTTCCTCGGAGGCGAGAAAACGTTTCGTTTGGTGCATTATGAGCCTCACATGAAGCCAAGGAGGCCGGCTGAGAGCGAGCCTCTTTACCCCCAGTTTGAG CAGGTGGCGTACCCAGATTATGGGCCCATCATGCTGCTGTCTGAGGCATCTGTTCAGGATCTCAGCAGCAAACTGGATCAGGAGGTCACCACGGAGCGCTTCCGCCCGAGCATTGTGATAGGCGACTGTGAGCCATTCGATGAG GATTCTTGGGAAGAGATCCAGATCGGCAGCGTGAGGCTGCAGCGTGTAATGTCATGTGGAAG GTGCATTTTGACCACAGTTGACCCAGAGACGGGTGTGATGAGCAGGAAGGAGCCGCTGGAAACTCTGAAAAG CTATCGACTGTGTAAGCCATCAGAGAAGCACATCTACAAAAAGGCTCCGCTGTTCGGGCAGCTGCACACCGTCAAGAAGACAGGCGTCCTACATGTTGGCGAAGAGGTCTACAAGATCATCCGCTAA
- the marc1 gene encoding mitochondrial amidoxime-reducing component 1 isoform X2, giving the protein MDLKELAANALAQNKKAALLVGAAGVALLGFGLGYKYMRKPEKAVRVGVVSQILIHPLKSGKAVPVSVAECQKMGLKAGELEDRHWLVVTEEGNMVTARQEPRLVLVSLSCQGGYATLNGPDMEELKFPVKQPENLILNCRVFSKDIQGRNCGDKASHWLTTFLGGEKTFRLVHYEPHMKPRRPAESEPLYPQFEVAYPDYGPIMLLSEASVQDLSSKLDQEVTTERFRPSIVIGDCEPFDEDSWEEIQIGSVRLQRVMSCGRCILTTVDPETGVMSRKEPLETLKSYRLCKPSEKHIYKKAPLFGQLHTVKKTGVLHVGEEVYKIIR; this is encoded by the exons ATGGATCTGAAGGAGCTGGCTGCGAACGCGTTGGCCCAGAATAAGAAAGCGGCTCTTCTGGTCGGCGCAGCCGGAGTCGCACTGCTGGGATTTGGACTCGGATATAAATACATGCGAAAGCCAGAAAAAGCCGTTCGCGTGGGCGTCGTGTCGCAGATCCTCATTCACCCTCTCAAGTCGGGCAAAGCGGTGCCTGTGAGCGTCGCAGAATGCCAGAAAATGGGGCTGAAGGCTGGAGAGTTGGAGGATCG acaCTGGCTGGTGGTGACGGAGGAAGGCAACATGGTGACGGCCAGACAGGAGCCCCGTCTGGTCCTGGTGTCCCTGTCCTGCCAGGGCGGCTACGCTACTTTGAATGGACCAGACATGGAGGAGCTGAAGTTCCCAGTGAAGCAGCCTGAGAATCTCATCCTCAACTGCAG AGTGTTTAGCAAGGACATTCAGGGCAGGAACTGCGGCGACAAGGCGTCCCATTGGCTCACCACTTTCCTCGGAGGCGAGAAAACGTTTCGTTTGGTGCATTATGAGCCTCACATGAAGCCAAGGAGGCCGGCTGAGAGCGAGCCTCTTTACCCCCAGTTTGAG GTGGCGTACCCAGATTATGGGCCCATCATGCTGCTGTCTGAGGCATCTGTTCAGGATCTCAGCAGCAAACTGGATCAGGAGGTCACCACGGAGCGCTTCCGCCCGAGCATTGTGATAGGCGACTGTGAGCCATTCGATGAG GATTCTTGGGAAGAGATCCAGATCGGCAGCGTGAGGCTGCAGCGTGTAATGTCATGTGGAAG GTGCATTTTGACCACAGTTGACCCAGAGACGGGTGTGATGAGCAGGAAGGAGCCGCTGGAAACTCTGAAAAG CTATCGACTGTGTAAGCCATCAGAGAAGCACATCTACAAAAAGGCTCCGCTGTTCGGGCAGCTGCACACCGTCAAGAAGACAGGCGTCCTACATGTTGGCGAAGAGGTCTACAAGATCATCCGCTAA
- the kcnk3b gene encoding potassium channel subfamily K member 3, with protein MWGWRGSISKSLLCWIRSASREGRRAPQLPRAADLSPFHLATMKRQNARTLALIVSILTYLVVGAAVFETLESKQEKSHKRRLDARKYELMRKFNLTKANFEELELVVLQLKPHKAGVQWKFAGSFYFAITVITTIGYGHAAPSTDSGKVFCMFYALLGIPLTLVMFQSLGERINTFVRYLLHQAKKCLGMRQTEVSMANMVTVGFFSCLSTLCVGAVAFSHCEGWSFLHAFYYCFITLTTIGFGDYVALQRDDALQNDPRYVAFCFVYILMGLTVIGAFLNLVVLRFLTMNTEDERRDAKQKALMTVGKPRGEVARLLPLSTSTSSTVVANNATKAKDLKGAYTEVLHFQTICSCLWYRSKEKLQGSIPTMIPQEMTFSDAYLQQNSNCPHYMDPGSTGCVCSSRQCTSISSITTGLHILSPFNLFKRRSSV; from the exons ATGTGGGGGTGGCGCGGCTCTATCTCCAAAAGTCTCCTCTGTTGGATCCGGAGTGCGTCAAGAGAAGGTCGCAGAGCGCCTCAGCTGCCGCGCGCGGCCGACTTGTCCCCCTTTCATCTCGCTACCATGAAGCGACAAAACGCCAGGACGCTCGCCCTCATCGTCAGCATCCTCACCTACCTGGTGGTCGGGGCGGCCGTCTTCGAGACCCTGGAGTCCAAGCAGGAGAAAAGTCACAAGAGGAGGCTGGACGCCAGGAAGTACGAACTCATGCGCAAATTTAACTTGACCAAAGCGAACTTCGAGGAGCTCGAGCTCGTCGTGTTGCAGCTCAAGCCTCACAAAGCCGGAGTCCAGTGGAAGTTCGCGGGCTCCTTTTACTTCGCCATCACTGTGATCACGACCATAG GTTACGGCCATGCAGCGCCCAGCACCGACTCAGGGAAGGTGTTCTGCATGTTCTATGCCCTGCTTGGGATCCCGCTCACCCTTGTAATGTTCCAGAGCCTGGGAGAGCGCATCAACACGTTTGTCAGATACCTGCTGCATCAAGCCAAAAAGTGCCTGGGAATGCGTCAGACCGAGGTCTCCATGGCGAACATGGTGACGGTCGGCTTCTTCTCTTGCTTGAGCACTCTGTGTGTGGGCGCCGTGGCGTTCTCCCACTGCGAGGGATGGAGTTTCCTGCACGCCTTCTACTACTGCTTCATCACGCTCACCACCATCGGTTTTGGAGATTACGTGGCCCTGCAGAGGGACGACGCGCTGCAGAACGACCCGCGCTACGTGGCTTTCTGCTTCGTCTACATCCTCATGGGCCTGACGGTGATCGGGGCGTTCCTGAATCTTGTCGTGCTTCGCTTCCTGACCATGAACACCGAGGACGAGCGGCGGGACGCCAAGCAGAAGGCCTTGATGACCGTGGGCAAGCCCCGAGGGGAGGTGGCTCGTCTTCTACCGCTCTCGACCTCAACCTCGTCCACCGTCGTAGCCAACAATGCCACAAAGGCTAAAGATTTAAAAGGTGCTTACACCGAGGTGTTGCATTTCCAAACAATATGCTCCTGCTTGTGGTACAGAAGCAAAGAGAAGCTGCAGGGCTCCATACCCACCATGATCCCTCAGGAGATGACTTTCTCGGATGCCTACTTGCAGCAGAACAGTAACTGTCCTCACTACATGGATCCTGGATCGACAGGCTGTGTGTGCAGTTCACGTCAATGCACCAGCATAAGCTCCATAACAACAGGCCTACACATTCTGTCTCCATTCAATCTGTTTAAAAGACGCAGCTCCGTTTAG